Below is a window of Anaerolineae bacterium DNA.
CTAACCCGGCCTCCGATGGCGAGGAATGGTTTGTAATGGCCTTACTCTTTGCCGCCAACCGTTGGGGCAATCGCGAAGGTATTTACAACTACCAGGCCGAGGCCGACAAAATTCTATACACCATGCTGCACAAAAGTAACGACAAGACCATTGCCACCAACATATTTCATAAAGACTCGCAGATGGTTGTGTTTGTGCCCAGTCGTGGAAAAGTCAGCGGCTTTACCGATCCTTCGTATCATCTCCCTCATTTCTATGAGTTATGGGCCAGGTGGGCCGCCGCAGATAATCAATACTGGCATGAGGCTGCCCAGGTCAGTCGTAACTTCTTCAAAATTACGGCCCACCCTGAAACCGGCCTTATGCCTGATTATGCCAATTTTGACGGCTCGCCTCAAAGTTTTGGCAGCGGGCCGGATCACGCCGATTTTCGTTTTGACGCCTGGCGAACTATCATGAACGTTGCTGTGGATTACGCTTGGTTTGGTCAGGATGAATGGCAGGTTGAACAAAGCAATCGTGTACTCAACTTTTTTGAGACACAGGGCCTCGATAGTTACGTAAATCAATATTCCCTGGCCGGTGAACCGCTGTCATCGGATCGTTCGCCGGGATTGATAGCCATGAATGCCGTGGCCGCGCTGGCTGCCACCACTGAAAATCGGGCCGAATTTGTAAAAGCCTTGTGGGAACTTGACCCGCCCTCTGGCCGCTGGCGTTACTACGATGGCATGCTCTACATGCTGGCCTTGCTGCATGTCAGTGGTCGGTATCAAATTTATGAGCCGGCCAGCTAACTTTGTTGGAGATAAAAAGGATGAAGCCTGAAACGACTTTTCCCTATCAAGATGTGCGTTTGTCCATTGAAAAGCGTGTTGCCGACTTGGTTTCCAGGATGACCCTGGCCGAAAAAGTCTCTCAAATGCTTTTTGACGCTCCGGCCATTGAGCGGCTGGACGTTGCCAAGCACAACTGGTGGAACGAGTGCTTGCACGGGGTGGGCCGCTCCGGCGTGGCCACGGTTTTTCCCCAGGCCATTGGCCTGGCCGCTACCTGGAATCCCAACCTGATTCACCGGATGGCCATTGCCACCTCTAACGAAGCCAGGGCCAAACACCATGCCACAGCCCGGCGCAGCAT
It encodes the following:
- a CDS encoding glycoside hydrolase, with the translated sequence MRSYAAVINHCVWLMIAVSLIGCAASSESGEIVSGFAPITPQYPNLFADLLNKSHEEVQAKLDEAWQHLFYGDDNTQRVYYPVGEDMAYMLDVGHNDVRSEGMSYGMMIAVQMDKQEEFNRLWKWAKTYMYHADGPYAGYFSWHNTPDGQVLDANPASDGEEWFVMALLFAANRWGNREGIYNYQAEADKILYTMLHKSNDKTIATNIFHKDSQMVVFVPSRGKVSGFTDPSYHLPHFYELWARWAAADNQYWHEAAQVSRNFFKITAHPETGLMPDYANFDGSPQSFGSGPDHADFRFDAWRTIMNVAVDYAWFGQDEWQVEQSNRVLNFFETQGLDSYVNQYSLAGEPLSSDRSPGLIAMNAVAALAATTENRAEFVKALWELDPPSGRWRYYDGMLYMLALLHVSGRYQIYEPAS